One Kitasatospora sp. NBC_01266 genomic window carries:
- a CDS encoding ABC transporter ATP-binding protein, whose translation MTSLTLSGVAKSYGRQPVLHGVDLEVPAGALAAVLGPSGSGKTTLLRVVAGFERADAGTVSLGGQVVDDGRRQLPPERRKIGYVPQDGGLFPHLTVAGNVAFGLPGRARRHTAAVGELLERVGLTGLDGRYPHQLSGGQQQRVALARALAVRPQLVLLDEPFSALDAGLRASIRADVQTILREFGATAILVTHDQDEALSMADLVAVVRDGRIAQCATPHELYRRPADPQLASFVGEANLLPGTFEPEGGSGPATVRTVLGSLPLHAAPEGSGSGPALVLLRPEQVEVRPLAGEHNDDLDLDLAAVVADCRYHGHDTVLRCTLDGPDRDPAGERLEITARLSDGAAWPTGSRVGLRARGPVTAWPAPAAATT comes from the coding sequence ATGACCAGTCTCACGCTGAGCGGGGTCGCCAAGTCCTACGGCCGCCAGCCCGTGCTGCACGGTGTCGACCTGGAGGTGCCGGCCGGTGCGCTGGCCGCCGTGCTCGGCCCGTCGGGCAGCGGCAAGACCACCCTGCTGCGGGTGGTCGCCGGGTTCGAGCGGGCGGATGCGGGCACGGTCAGCCTGGGCGGCCAGGTGGTGGACGACGGGCGGCGCCAACTGCCGCCCGAGCGACGGAAGATCGGCTACGTGCCGCAGGACGGCGGCCTCTTCCCGCACCTCACGGTGGCCGGCAACGTCGCCTTCGGACTGCCCGGCCGCGCCCGGCGGCACACCGCCGCGGTCGGCGAACTGCTGGAGCGGGTCGGCCTGACCGGCCTGGACGGGCGCTACCCGCACCAGCTCTCCGGCGGCCAGCAGCAGCGCGTCGCGCTCGCCCGCGCACTCGCCGTCCGCCCGCAACTGGTGCTGCTGGACGAGCCGTTCTCGGCGCTGGACGCCGGCCTGCGGGCCAGCATCCGGGCCGACGTGCAGACGATCCTGCGGGAGTTCGGGGCCACCGCGATCCTGGTGACGCACGACCAGGACGAGGCCCTGTCGATGGCCGATCTGGTGGCGGTGGTGCGCGACGGGCGGATCGCCCAGTGCGCGACCCCGCACGAGCTCTACCGGCGGCCGGCGGATCCGCAACTGGCCTCCTTCGTCGGCGAGGCCAACCTGCTGCCCGGCACCTTCGAACCGGAGGGCGGCAGCGGCCCGGCCACGGTGCGCACGGTGCTCGGCAGCCTGCCGCTGCACGCCGCGCCCGAGGGGTCCGGCAGCGGGCCGGCCCTGGTGCTGCTCCGCCCCGAGCAGGTCGAGGTCCGTCCGCTCGCCGGGGAGCACAACGACGACCTGGACCTGGACTTGGCCGCCGTGGTCGCCGACTGCCGCTACCACGGTCACGACACCGTGCTCCGCTGCACGCTCGACGGGCCCGACCGGGACCCGGCGGGGGAGCGGTTGGAGATCACCGCGCGGTTGAGCGACGGCGCGGCCTGGCCGACCGGAAGCCGGGTCGGCCTGCGGGCCCGGGGACCGGTCACCGCCTGGCCGGCTCCGGCTGCCGCTACCACCTAA